A genomic region of Gallus gallus isolate bGalGal1 chromosome 19, bGalGal1.mat.broiler.GRCg7b, whole genome shotgun sequence contains the following coding sequences:
- the DDX52 gene encoding probable ATP-dependent RNA helicase DDX52, whose translation MEAQELFRRLGAGARFDVRRFGLDARRFGVIRGSGGPPENLDFFGSKERAPLGSVGKQEDGAGRKDVEMAGKRKRTAESGKRKRKKRQETVSVPELSESDGIMWMSSLEAKVKDTKDNKKPTAEKLERLRREKINRFRNQHRINVQGTDLPDPIATFDQLQKEYKVHPKVIENIQAAGFQVPTPIQMQAIPVMLHGRELLASAPTGSGKTLAFCIPLLTHLKQPMNKGFRALIISPTRELASQTHRELVKLADGTGFRIHMIQKASEAAKKFGPKSSRKFDILVTTPNRLIYLLKQDPPAIDLTSVEWLVVDESDKLFEDGKSGFRDQLASIFLACTSHVVRRAFFSATFAHDVEEWCKLNLDSIVLVSVGARNSAAETVEQELLFVGSETGKLTAMRELVKKGFAPPVLVFVQSIERAKELFHELIYEGINVDVIHADKTQQQRDNVVHSFRAGKIWVLICTALLARGIDFKGVNMVINYDLPTSAVEYIHRIGRTGRAGHTGKAVTFFTEDDKPLLRSIANVIQRAGCPVPDYIKHFPKLQSKQKKKFIKKPLTREAICTTPQCFLKKDRRKKRTAKENVKEKKKVKEVADTSNLETASKS comes from the exons ATGGAGGCACAGGAGCTGTTCCGCCGCTTGGGCGCCGGGGCCCGCTTCGATGTGCGGCGCTTCGGGCTGGACGCGCGGCGCTTCGGG GTGATCCGGGGAAGTGGCGGCCCACCGGAGAACCTCGACTTCTTCGGGAGCAAGGAGAGAGCCCCCCTGGGGTCCGTTGGGAAGCAGGAGGATGGAGCGGGGAGAAAGGACGTGGAGAtggcagggaagagaaaaaggacGGCAGAAAGTggtaaaaggaaaagaaaaaagaggcaAG AAACAGTGTCAGTGCCAGAGCTGTCAGAAAGCGATGGGATAATGTGGATGTCCTCTCTGGAAGCAAAAGTCAAAGAtacaaaagacaacaaaaaacctACTGCAGAAAAGCTTGAACGTTTGAGAAGGGAGAAG ATAAACCGTTTTAGAAATCAACACAGGATTAATGTTCAAGGAACAGACCTTCCTGACCCAATTGCCACGTTTGATCAACTTCAAAAGGAATACAAAGTCCACCCCAAAGTCATTGAGAATATTCAAGCTGCTGGCTTCCAGGTTCCAACGCCAATCCAGATGCAGGCCATTCCAGTCATGCTTCAT GGTCGAGAACTTCTAGCTTCTGCTCCTACTGGGTCTGGAAAAACACTGGCATTTTGTATTCCTCTCTTAACGCACCTGAAACAACCCATGAACAAAGGGTTCAGAGCTCTGATCATATCGCCTACCCGAGAACTTGCTAGCCAG ACACATCGGGAGTTGGTGAAATTGGCTGATGGGACAGGCTTCAGAATCCATATGATCCAGAAGGCCTCTGAAGCAGCAAAGAAGTTTGGGCCCAAGTCATCTAGGAAGTTTG atataCTAGTTACTACTCCAAACAGActcatttatttactgaaacaagATCCTCCAGCAATAGATTTGACCAG TGTGGAGTGGCTGGTGGTAGATGAGTCAGACAAACTGTTTGAAGATGGAAAGTCAGGATTCCGAGACCAATTGGCCTCCATCTTCCTGGCATGCACGTCCCATGTGGTGAGAAGAGCCTTTTTCAGCGCAACCTTTGCACATGATGTGGAGGAGTGGTGTAAACTCAACCTTGACAGTATTGTTCTGGTGTCTGTCGGTGCACG GAACTCTGCAGCAGAGACAGTGGAACAAGAGCTGTTGTTTGTTGGATCTGAGACAGGAAAACTGACAGCAATGAGAGAGCTTGTTAAAAAG ggTTTTGCTCCCCCGGTCCTTGTTTTTGTACAATCTATTGAGAGGGCTAAGGAGCTTTTCCATGAACTTATTTATGAAGGCATCAACGTAGATGTCATCCATGCAGACAAAACTCAACAACAG agagATAATGTAGTACACAGTTTCAGAGCTGGGAAGATCTGGGTGCTCATTTGCACAGCTTTACTAGCTCGAGGGATTGACTTCAAAGGAGTGAATATGGTCATTAATTATGATTTGCCGACGAGTGCAGTGGAGTACATCCACAGAATAG GTCGTACTGGAAGAGCGGGACACACAGGGAAAGCAGTCACCTTCTTTACAGAAGATGATAAACCTTTATTACGAAG TATAGCCAATGTTATTCAGCGAGCTGGCTGTCCTGTGCCAGACTACATAAAGCACTTTCCCAAACTTCAAAG caaacagaagaagaaattcatTAAGAAACCACTAACAAGAGAAGCAATTTGTACCACTCCTCAgtgcttcttaaaaaaagacagaagaaaaaa GAgaactgcaaaggaaaatgttaaggaaaaaaagaaagttaaggAAGTTGCAGATACCAGTAACTTGGAAACTGCTTCAAAAAGCTGA
- the DDX52 gene encoding probable ATP-dependent RNA helicase DDX52 isoform X1 gives MERGERTWRWQGREKGRQKVVKGKEKRETVSVPELSESDGIMWMSSLEAKVKDTKDNKKPTAEKLERLRREKINRFRNQHRINVQGTDLPDPIATFDQLQKEYKVHPKVIENIQAAGFQVPTPIQMQAIPVMLHGRELLASAPTGSGKTLAFCIPLLTHLKQPMNKGFRALIISPTRELASQTHRELVKLADGTGFRIHMIQKASEAAKKFGPKSSRKFDILVTTPNRLIYLLKQDPPAIDLTSVEWLVVDESDKLFEDGKSGFRDQLASIFLACTSHVVRRAFFSATFAHDVEEWCKLNLDSIVLVSVGARNSAAETVEQELLFVGSETGKLTAMRELVKKGFAPPVLVFVQSIERAKELFHELIYEGINVDVIHADKTQQQRDNVVHSFRAGKIWVLICTALLARGIDFKGVNMVINYDLPTSAVEYIHRIGRTGRAGHTGKAVTFFTEDDKPLLRSIANVIQRAGCPVPDYIKHFPKLQSKQKKKFIKKPLTREAICTTPQCFLKKDRRKKRTAKENVKEKKKVKEVADTSNLETASKS, from the exons ATGGAGCGGGGAGAAAGGACGTGGAGAtggcagggaagagaaaaaggacGGCAGAAAGTggtaaaaggaaaagaaaaaagag AAACAGTGTCAGTGCCAGAGCTGTCAGAAAGCGATGGGATAATGTGGATGTCCTCTCTGGAAGCAAAAGTCAAAGAtacaaaagacaacaaaaaacctACTGCAGAAAAGCTTGAACGTTTGAGAAGGGAGAAG ATAAACCGTTTTAGAAATCAACACAGGATTAATGTTCAAGGAACAGACCTTCCTGACCCAATTGCCACGTTTGATCAACTTCAAAAGGAATACAAAGTCCACCCCAAAGTCATTGAGAATATTCAAGCTGCTGGCTTCCAGGTTCCAACGCCAATCCAGATGCAGGCCATTCCAGTCATGCTTCAT GGTCGAGAACTTCTAGCTTCTGCTCCTACTGGGTCTGGAAAAACACTGGCATTTTGTATTCCTCTCTTAACGCACCTGAAACAACCCATGAACAAAGGGTTCAGAGCTCTGATCATATCGCCTACCCGAGAACTTGCTAGCCAG ACACATCGGGAGTTGGTGAAATTGGCTGATGGGACAGGCTTCAGAATCCATATGATCCAGAAGGCCTCTGAAGCAGCAAAGAAGTTTGGGCCCAAGTCATCTAGGAAGTTTG atataCTAGTTACTACTCCAAACAGActcatttatttactgaaacaagATCCTCCAGCAATAGATTTGACCAG TGTGGAGTGGCTGGTGGTAGATGAGTCAGACAAACTGTTTGAAGATGGAAAGTCAGGATTCCGAGACCAATTGGCCTCCATCTTCCTGGCATGCACGTCCCATGTGGTGAGAAGAGCCTTTTTCAGCGCAACCTTTGCACATGATGTGGAGGAGTGGTGTAAACTCAACCTTGACAGTATTGTTCTGGTGTCTGTCGGTGCACG GAACTCTGCAGCAGAGACAGTGGAACAAGAGCTGTTGTTTGTTGGATCTGAGACAGGAAAACTGACAGCAATGAGAGAGCTTGTTAAAAAG ggTTTTGCTCCCCCGGTCCTTGTTTTTGTACAATCTATTGAGAGGGCTAAGGAGCTTTTCCATGAACTTATTTATGAAGGCATCAACGTAGATGTCATCCATGCAGACAAAACTCAACAACAG agagATAATGTAGTACACAGTTTCAGAGCTGGGAAGATCTGGGTGCTCATTTGCACAGCTTTACTAGCTCGAGGGATTGACTTCAAAGGAGTGAATATGGTCATTAATTATGATTTGCCGACGAGTGCAGTGGAGTACATCCACAGAATAG GTCGTACTGGAAGAGCGGGACACACAGGGAAAGCAGTCACCTTCTTTACAGAAGATGATAAACCTTTATTACGAAG TATAGCCAATGTTATTCAGCGAGCTGGCTGTCCTGTGCCAGACTACATAAAGCACTTTCCCAAACTTCAAAG caaacagaagaagaaattcatTAAGAAACCACTAACAAGAGAAGCAATTTGTACCACTCCTCAgtgcttcttaaaaaaagacagaagaaaaaa GAgaactgcaaaggaaaatgttaaggaaaaaaagaaagttaaggAAGTTGCAGATACCAGTAACTTGGAAACTGCTTCAAAAAGCTGA
- the DDX52 gene encoding probable ATP-dependent RNA helicase DDX52 isoform X2 has product MEAQELFRRLGAGARFDVRRFGLDARRFGVIRGSGGPPENLDFFGSKERAPLGSVGKQEDGAGRKDVEMAGKRKRTAESGKRKRKKRQETVSVPELSESDGIMWMSSLEAKVKDTKDNKKPTAEKLERLRREKINRFRNQHRINVQGTDLPDPIATFDQLQKEYKVHPKVIENIQAAGFQVPTPIQMQAIPVMLHGRELLASAPTGSGKTLAFCIPLLTHLKQPMNKGFRALIISPTRELASQTHRELVKLADGTGFRIHMIQKASEAAKKFGPKSSRKFDILVTTPNRLIYLLKQDPPAIDLTSVEWLVVDESDKLFEDGKSGFRDQLASIFLACTSHVVRRAFFSATFAHDVEEWCKLNLDSIVLVSVGARNSAAETVEQELLFVGSETGKLTAMRELVKKGFAPPVLVFVQSIERAKELFHELIYEGINVDVIHADKTQQQRDNVVHSFRAGKIWVLICTALLARGIDFKGVNMVINYDLPTSAVEYIHRIGRTGRAGHTGKAVTFFTEDDKPLLRSIANVIQRAGCPVPDYIKHFPKLQSKQKKKFIKKPLTREAICTTPQCFLKKDRRKK; this is encoded by the exons ATGGAGGCACAGGAGCTGTTCCGCCGCTTGGGCGCCGGGGCCCGCTTCGATGTGCGGCGCTTCGGGCTGGACGCGCGGCGCTTCGGG GTGATCCGGGGAAGTGGCGGCCCACCGGAGAACCTCGACTTCTTCGGGAGCAAGGAGAGAGCCCCCCTGGGGTCCGTTGGGAAGCAGGAGGATGGAGCGGGGAGAAAGGACGTGGAGAtggcagggaagagaaaaaggacGGCAGAAAGTggtaaaaggaaaagaaaaaagaggcaAG AAACAGTGTCAGTGCCAGAGCTGTCAGAAAGCGATGGGATAATGTGGATGTCCTCTCTGGAAGCAAAAGTCAAAGAtacaaaagacaacaaaaaacctACTGCAGAAAAGCTTGAACGTTTGAGAAGGGAGAAG ATAAACCGTTTTAGAAATCAACACAGGATTAATGTTCAAGGAACAGACCTTCCTGACCCAATTGCCACGTTTGATCAACTTCAAAAGGAATACAAAGTCCACCCCAAAGTCATTGAGAATATTCAAGCTGCTGGCTTCCAGGTTCCAACGCCAATCCAGATGCAGGCCATTCCAGTCATGCTTCAT GGTCGAGAACTTCTAGCTTCTGCTCCTACTGGGTCTGGAAAAACACTGGCATTTTGTATTCCTCTCTTAACGCACCTGAAACAACCCATGAACAAAGGGTTCAGAGCTCTGATCATATCGCCTACCCGAGAACTTGCTAGCCAG ACACATCGGGAGTTGGTGAAATTGGCTGATGGGACAGGCTTCAGAATCCATATGATCCAGAAGGCCTCTGAAGCAGCAAAGAAGTTTGGGCCCAAGTCATCTAGGAAGTTTG atataCTAGTTACTACTCCAAACAGActcatttatttactgaaacaagATCCTCCAGCAATAGATTTGACCAG TGTGGAGTGGCTGGTGGTAGATGAGTCAGACAAACTGTTTGAAGATGGAAAGTCAGGATTCCGAGACCAATTGGCCTCCATCTTCCTGGCATGCACGTCCCATGTGGTGAGAAGAGCCTTTTTCAGCGCAACCTTTGCACATGATGTGGAGGAGTGGTGTAAACTCAACCTTGACAGTATTGTTCTGGTGTCTGTCGGTGCACG GAACTCTGCAGCAGAGACAGTGGAACAAGAGCTGTTGTTTGTTGGATCTGAGACAGGAAAACTGACAGCAATGAGAGAGCTTGTTAAAAAG ggTTTTGCTCCCCCGGTCCTTGTTTTTGTACAATCTATTGAGAGGGCTAAGGAGCTTTTCCATGAACTTATTTATGAAGGCATCAACGTAGATGTCATCCATGCAGACAAAACTCAACAACAG agagATAATGTAGTACACAGTTTCAGAGCTGGGAAGATCTGGGTGCTCATTTGCACAGCTTTACTAGCTCGAGGGATTGACTTCAAAGGAGTGAATATGGTCATTAATTATGATTTGCCGACGAGTGCAGTGGAGTACATCCACAGAATAG GTCGTACTGGAAGAGCGGGACACACAGGGAAAGCAGTCACCTTCTTTACAGAAGATGATAAACCTTTATTACGAAG TATAGCCAATGTTATTCAGCGAGCTGGCTGTCCTGTGCCAGACTACATAAAGCACTTTCCCAAACTTCAAAG caaacagaagaagaaattcatTAAGAAACCACTAACAAGAGAAGCAATTTGTACCACTCCTCAgtgcttcttaaaaaaagacagaagaaaaaagtaa